The Crassostrea angulata isolate pt1a10 chromosome 1, ASM2561291v2, whole genome shotgun sequence nucleotide sequence ttttaattgTACATCAAAGGACAACAAATTGAactttcaaacaattttattttaacatttatagaCAGAAGTCAATTGACAAATTAGTAGATACGTGTATTTATAAAGATAATCTGATACGATGAAGTTATAACATCTTAAAAACACAAATTATAGTTTaaatacctatatatatatatatatatatatatatatatatatatatatatatatatatatatatatatatatatatatatatatatatatatatatatatatatatatatatatatatatatatatatatatatatgcttcaATAATATAGGGATGCAATGCAGCATCCATGTACAACtggattaacatttttttttttttaaaattcaatatctttcaaaattaGAGTAGAAATGTTTGAAACGTACATTGCGCCGCTTTAGACAAGTTGAATTGACGCCCATGGCTTATAATTGCACATTCACTGACAACTTTAttcaacatatacatgtatagacaaCTTATTTCAATATCTGTAGATTATTCAATTCGACACTTGTTATAAACCGACATCTATAAAAACAACTTTGCAGACAGCAATAGACACGGCGTTGAATAGCTTCTCCTTCTCTAGTAACATATTCTGTATACAAGGGCCACCTGtccttacatttaaaaaaaagtcattgaaTGGCGCTCTCATACaatttcaaaagatattgaagtggaaaatgaaaaaaatcacgtGATTGCACTTATGAGATTTCATCAGATTGGCCGAGTAAttgttttcttatatatacttGATCGACACCTCTTCCACTCCAGTCTGTCATCTGAAGCTATTATTAGAACTTTATATCTGTTATCTTTTTGATCAAGAACAAGGTCAATATGACTAACAGCAGAAATGAactaatttattttgatatggtATACATACGATTGTACTACACATGTATTCTCACAGCTATTTGCACTACATATGTTAGACCGATGTAATATACATgcgtaatttgtttttatacctgTAGGGACCGACTGTCCAATCTGTTGGGAAAGGATGGACTCAAAGCAACAGCTGAAAGCAAAGCTTGTCTGTCAACATGGTAAGAAATGGAGAgaagtggggggaggggggggggtagtagtTCTAACAACTGATAGATGTATCAGTAATAACAGAActgttatgattttttatttttcagttttccACCATCATTGTTGGCAGAATTTCTCCAAAATGACTACTGCGCCTGCCGTCTGTTGCCCCCTTTGTCGTGCCACACCCATCAAATTCCCGGGGGTAGAGCGACTCAAGTCAGACGTTAAGATCCTCGTAGATCGCTTCCGCTGCTTTAAACGCAATGATTTCCCGCCAGATGGCGATACACGTAAGTGGCCAAATTAAGATCAAAACAGATAGTAAATCTTTGCACGTATCGCACACTATTATATGCATGAAACGGAACCGGTTACATAGATATTGGCAAAACGGTTTTTATATCAATCTTGCATTGTAaagtttatgttttaaaattagttaaacacgcatttatttttatttgttttgaatgtattttattatatttaagaaatattaagCCTTAggacaagggggggggggagaactcATTGTAAACCGGAATTTGTTATAAGGAGTTTCGGTGCAAtcttgttttactgtatatgaatgtataatttatcttttcataatATGCAAAGCGAGGCAATTCTGGAATCTCAAGCTTTAGAATTATTTCTTGCGATAGAAAAGCTAAAGATATCTCTTCAGTAAAGTTATAGTTACTCTGCATTGGTAGCTGTTGTTTCTTTATTGTATTGATATATTACAGGGGTAGCCATGATTGATGTTTGAGGTCAAAGTTCACACCAGATTGGTCATCCATAGCCTTACATTCCAGTCTAGTCACCGATACTGAGGGACCGGTTTCGCCCGGGGGTCAAGGTAGTCCCCAACGGACACTTGAATTGGTGCTGTTCCAAATTTTGCACAAGAGCCTTTACAGTATAAACATGTATCTTGTTCACTACTTCGTTACCAGAAGCTGCCATTACAAATACGCATTATCCCGGTATAAACTGTTTCAGGAGTGTATGTGTTTTATTTATACCCAGGGTACAAGTATACCGATATGTTATGATCTTTAACCATGCATGTCTATAGTACAAATACTCAGAATGTGAGAAGGGGTGGGGAGGGGTTTGCTTACAGCCTCCATATGTACACAAGCAGTCGTCCACACAGGTGCCATGTTCAATGGTTGTACATCATTCCAATTTTCTGCttttcaactttattttatacttgtatatacaTACACTGTTATTTTTGAAGAATAAACTTTGTtactttttgtaaaatgttttgtttatttttcaaccaCTTCTGTGCATATAACTCAAGAAAGAAGTTGTTAAATATCATAACATAcgaaatatattttaagaatCAGTTGCTTTCTTTGGTAAGTTCATATGTGGGTATGCAGGTATAAAACATGGCAGAAAAAACATAACAATACCAGTCCGTGTGTTTTCCCTGCAATGATCGCAAGGTTTATAGCGCATAGGTAACTTAAATTTTAtactgattttgtttacatattcactctaaattacttatatatttgcaggtgtcataacagtatttcactgaaggttcacgtcaaaacatggctgagccaaaataattcccgaattttcctttgaattcggggcgtttccgcacgcgacaggagctgatttttttaatgagctgaaaaacaatgtgtaagaggtctaactatcccatttttgtaataatgcgaggtcatttgaatttttgatgcgtgttgtttccggaggggggtgaaaaggcccgggcttgattttcaagcacatgtaacttcgaggtaaacaaagtctcacgccttgctggatgcacgtgtgtattttgctagaaaattgtaaatgaatcgttgtttaaaaagatgtcaagaggattttttccagaagttcgttttgaatttttaatctgtatgtaaagttgtgcaattttggtaagaatatatagtaaaatttaatactgtagtgacacctgcaggtcagacgacacgttcctcgagaatttttttgtatctcctcgtaataaagggttccaataaaaattattaattttataataaatttaaaaattatcaaaatttacttcaaaATGGTTATATGTGTACTTGTCcaagtggttagaaccgtggccgctctcTGCGAAAAGCGTATAGGtcctagaggtcgtgagttcaaagccccgccccggcggagatatagttctaatttagtgaattttgctgtgctgtaaatgtatttattttatatcagcaattcaagtgtattttcaagaagattataaaggaaattgcatactctagtattttgcagatatgcctggtaaggtaccctaattatttgcaagaaagcttgtcaaagtagtagtaaaccattaacaaattcctggaaaaagttatctaaaattgaggaacgtgtcgtctaaCCTTAAAAGtgagaaaaaatacatattgttAATCATAGGACGTAATACACAGGGAAGATAAAATCCATCTTATTCTCTTATTATTTGGGAATCTTAATCCCAACATTGTTTATAAACGAAGACGACTACAATTAGAAATATGACACTGAAACTAAAAATAAGcagatcagaaatcaaaatgaaaCTAAATAGAAAACCACACAAAAGCCATCAGCTGATGTAAGCTAAATATAACAGCCATGCCATTTTATTAGTCATTCATCCCCATCACATCACAGGAGCAAACATGGCCCAAGTTGggttcaacccccccccccccccaaaaaaaaaataaagttaaattcaTAATCCTTCTGGCAAAGAAGACATGTACAACTTGTGAGTCTTAATTATTATCTTTTCGGAAACTCGTGGTTTTTCTCTACATTAGACCGATTTCAACAGTGTAGTGTGGAGAAACCCGTGGATTCAATGGTGCAATACGCAAAGAAAGTCCTTTTTAGTTACCCTCCCCAGTCACCcatctttaaaggggcatggtcacgatttgggtcaaaaattatttttccaattttaatgtttacaatgcttcagtaagggattttaaataggcaacaaaaatttaagtgtcattcgttgggttataagcaagttacagagcctGCAATTCTTTGctgtgtaaacaaagcttttgtttacattttgaatgatgaagtgaaaaatcaactttacgacctaaaatgaatgtgttaaacgctatgaactatttatttatgcttaaaatgaataagaagatagacaaatcagcttgaaaagattttttactggtatattgaacctatgtaaacaaaatcagggcacgagccttgtttaaatgacaaagaattgtgagccctgtatcttgcttatgactctcatttgatcattagaaatgctttccttaagcattgtaaataatgaaaacagaaaaacagaatttgaccaaaatcgtaaccatgcccctttaaatttttttattaagctGTCATAGCTACCTTTTTACATCGTCCCAATaaacttgagtttttttaaACTGGTCAATTTACAGACATACGTAAGAAAAtgtgcacacctctgatatatgtacaatcgATCTgtaaagaacaacttcctatcttgaaaactatagAAGGAATTATCCGTACAAAAGGGGCagcctatatgcaatattttgccaaaaagacTAAATTCAACAGCTAgtattttttaatcatgaaTTATCTTAGTAAAAATCCAAACAATATGCACCTCTagaacaattgatctgcaaaagaactatcttgaaaactgtgggagttatccgtacaataaggtTACCCTTTTGCCAGCCGTCCACCAGCTTCCCATTTttaccatttcaataaccggatttttcctttggaaaacccggttaaaattaaaagtaaatgtttCTTATATTTCTTCAAAGCAGGTTTTTTTATGATGGGATTACTGCAGGTCtaagtaggtttttttttaaatgggattactttaaaaattgtaaataactttaactactttttgggagttgattttatgcagttactcagacaaaccgagagtgaaacagtgtttggacctcagcacaaatcatcgctgctgacaagacctagttcttgaaaataattgataaattcgatgtaatgtatgctaaagcattgtttttcaaggaaacttatttataaatacattgaaaatagttagattttaaatggtacgaacaatttagatattttatgtagtcgtatgtattcctacgccagagttcaatatattctcgttcaactcgactgtctccgtaaatctcctacatgcagagagtctctcttgcttgtcggagatttacggtgtcagcagagcgtttggttgaacgagactagagttcaatattgcttggatccatacaattttcgagaaatatttctattactgatacatagtttgattgaattaattttatctttaattattatttaagataattcatatgggggtttctcgacattcttgtcggaAAAAGTCCTAAAATTCATATTGTAAAATGTgagtaattcaaatacaaattagaaactacatgtatcatgcaaaataacatttcatggatcttaaaataaataaacatcgacaaaatcaactcccgtcagttcttcagtactttgattaagtaTTATCACCAGAGGAAATATCACAGAAATGTAAAGTCCACCTTTACCCTAAAAATCtctaaaatcaatgatatcaaTGTTTACCTTAGCGCATAAGTAATTTGGATCCCTTAAAATTTAACTGGTTCTAAAAGTTATGCCTCAAATAATGTTAGACACCACCTTCAATGAGGGTCTAATAAACTGACATCAATACAGGTTGCTTAATCAACTAAAACTTGTCATCTGGACTGGGTCTCATTTACTGTAATTACAGATGGTtcgtatatatttaattttcctTCTAGGTTATATGACTGATACAGCTGTAGTTAAATCCCTATGCCTTGAATTCAGCTTACACTGATGAATCTGAATTAGATATCAACACTCATGGGCACTGGAAGTTACtgtaaatataatcaatgtgcatgtatataaaaaagacaTGCACACACAATATATTTACACTGGTCACCAAGTAGTAATACAAcaatgactgtacaatattgAAGAGTCCCTGCTATTAACATTGTTTATCCACTAACCACTATTTTTACAGGATGCAAGATTTGTATACATTGAATTAAGAGCATACTGAATCATCAAtaggtgttaaaattttatgaagTCAAATGCTGGAAATACTGATGTTTCAGAATTTATTGCACAATACTATATTTTATACAAGAACTATGATTAAAAGTTGACATTTCCTCTAAAATTACAGATGATATTGAGAAGTGAAGTAAAAtgtgccaaataaaacacataaaattaaCATGTAGATGGAAAACCTCTGCCAAGCTGCCATTGTAAAGTGGAGTGCTCGCGAACGGTAAACTCCAGCGAGTCCACAGATCTAAATGTCTAGACACATAATACATTGCCATTTTACAGGGGGAAAGCAAAAAATACCATAAATAATGAGTCCAAATGAGTTTTAGCTTTCAAAAAACTCTTGTTTCTTTTGTGGCTTTGACCTTTGAATCTCAACTGttctaaaaataaacttttaatatgAACACAACATGAACAGTAACACAAATTACTGTGCCCCATTAGTTATAAAACAAACTTAGATAAAATTTATCAGAAAAATTCACCAAAGAAGGTTTGATGAAAGTACAGAGATCATaaaatattccaaaaatatCACATCGTTGGTTCATATCTAAACACATACAAAGTTGAGAAAAGTTGGATAACAATagcaaaagtttttttaaaaaaaatcttcacattgAGATAAAGGGTTTTACTTGATGACCTAGTTTTACACTGGACACAGGCTATTACATAACACAATCAGATGATATACCAAAAGTAACATGTAGTTTAGAAGTAACACAGATTTACAAATTCCCTGTCTCCTCAGCAGATCATTCCAAACCTGGGCCCTTTGTCTATGTAAATGTCCCCAAACTCCTCCGGCTGTTGCACTTGGATAGCCTGGAACTTTTTAAGAACTAAGAGTGTATAGAATTTTGAGCACGCTTGTTTTCGGTTCAAGTTTCTAGACATTTCCTTGAAGCTGAGAGTGTTCTTGTATCTGAAGGCCACGTCCAGTGAGTGCTGCATCAGCTGGGTCCGCTTCGTCCATCGCTTCTCCTCCTGTTCCTCATTCTCCGGCATCGCCTCTGTATCTATCTCAGCCTCCGCATTGAATGACTGTCAAAAGTAAAAGTGTTAGAAATCAACCAAAAAGCTTTTTATACTAAATAGCAGGAATTTTGCAATATGCTTATCATTATCCACTTTAGTGAGGGATTATAATTTAAAAGCAGCATGTGCAAAGATATACTCATTGCTTcttttattcttcattttaatgcctttgaaaaaatgtatcaTTGAATTGCATAATAGCAGTGTTGAAATTTTAGACACTAATGATTCAGGGAGCTTAGTGATCAggttaaaataaatgaattctgGCAAAAGTGTTTGAAAAGATAAACCTGACAGCAAAGACTGTATCATACTTCAACCCTACACTTACCGGTGCATCGTGTGGAAGTACTGATGGCGGGGCCACTGACTGTGGGGGGACACTGGGAGGGGGCACAGAGAATGGGGCTATTGAGGGTGGCTCCGTCTCATAGGGATCTAGATGTGGGTTCAGCAGGGACGGCGGCCCCCCTGGTAGGTCTATGGGAGCCTCTGTAAATGTGTTTGAGAAGGGGTTCGTGGTGTTGTTCAGAGAGAGGTCGGGTTCTCGGGATGGGGTAGGAACTGGTTTGGGGGACTTCAGGGACTGTCGCTCCCTTCGTTTTGTTCGTGTGGTTGTGGCAGATTCATCTAGGACCGATGGTTCTTCTATGATAGTGCTAACTTCCTGAATCGGTGCTGCAGATCTCTCtgtcaacaaaaaataacattcaACCAGTCAAAATTTGATGTCTGTGTACATATGAAACATAATCTGATGGGCACATGTTctaaatcttttaaatataaaagaaaattcagTTGGATAGTGAAAAGTCTCATCTGACCTGCACAAATTCTAGGTAAAGACAAGAGCAATGAACAAATCAGTAAGAATCCTGTGAGTACCTTGTTCCTCACGGAGAATCTCCGTGGCCTCCAGATCCAGCTTGTCCTGGTCGGACTCCTCCTCCTCCTTCACTTGTCGCGTGATCAGATTCCGGGAGAAAAGCTACAACACATATTATAATCAAACTCTTAAGAATTTTCTAAATTTGTACATTTATGATGGCTGTCTAAGGTTATTTGACAAATTGTAAaccaaattaaaatcaaaagtcaAGCACTGTCCCTCACCTTAGAAGCAGTTTTGGAAATAATTGGTCTGCCAGGAAGAGCAAACAATTTTTCCACGCCACCAGTTTCCTTCCAGTGCATCAGTTTCTTAGTGGGAGGCGCTAGATCTAGTGTGGTAATGATGTCTGAGGTATCCGACAGCTGAAGCTTCATGGTCTCACTAGGGAATCCTTTCTGTTCATCTACAATCAACTTTCGCTTCCTCTTCTTTTTCTCTGCTCCTGGGAAGACTGTGGCATCTAAGGGAGGTAAGGCAAAGGCCTCTTCTTCGTTATTGATGAGGGTGGTTTGTTCCCCTGATGTTCCCGGTGCATGGTGAATCATGGTGGGCTCTGTGGCTGATGTGGTGTTTGTTGTTACGTTGCTTGAAGCATCTTTTGGTTCTGTAGaggttttataaaaattaaatcttgTTAAGGCATAAGCATGAACAAGTTAAATTCAAGACTTATATATTGGTTAAAGGCATATCATCTGTTGAAGAGCTTCATAAACAGCTGTAAACTTGAATGATACTTAAAATCCAAGTTTAGGAACGTAAGTCATAACAGTAATTGTTGTGCTGTTCTTCTAAACTTTATTTACGTTCTAATATGACAAAATATACCTTCACTACAGTGAGTGTACAGTGAATATTCTACTTAATAACATCCATCATTCAAAAAAGGCAGTAGATGCAGATTGAAAGGTGATTTTAATTACGGTACTGATAGATGTAATGCACCATTTTGGTTGAATTTGTTGTAAGCTAAGGTGTTGCAAGGAAAATGGAGAAGATCGCCAAATAATTTTACCCAAGAGTTTCAAGCTCTTTTTAGACAAGACAGTCTAAAATAAACCCAAGATGGTGGCCATGTGTAAATTGTGAATTCTTAGGTACTAGGTAGAGggcatatatttattttttgtaaaaaaaaaaatgtcaggtGTCTGTCTGCATAAAACTAAAAAGAATCACATCCATCAACTTCTTGTCTGCCAGCACATCATAGAGAAAATGTACAGGATGGGGTCATGCTCCAAAGCAGGACATAAAATAGGAATTCAATTAATACCTTCTGGCTTTTGTTCTTCCACGGGTGCTGGCATGGAGACTTCCCCGACTGGTAAAGGAGCATCCTCAAACAAGCCACCTCCATTCATAAAGTCATTCCCTAAAACACAAACTCACAAATATGACATGTCAGAATCGAGATGCATAAAATTCCAAAATGTTATTACTTGAACTAGTTTGTGGGATATCTGAAGAAACTTTCCTGAATATTAAAGAAGTATACTTATTACTTATCCTACACTTTATGTTTTATAATGTGTAAGAGAAAAGTTACTAATTTGATTAACATGTATATCTAttgtttttacattatttaggatccaaattttttaaacaaagattttagcttatattttacaatgaacTTTTTCAAACTAATTCCTTTTATTATACCCAtgtgaaaaattttaaaaacatgtatttcaacacACATGATTTTTCACTCACAGTATTTGTACTGTTTATCCAACACCCAGCAAACCTTTCTTACCAAAAAATTCTTGATCCACCCCTCCTCCAAACCCACCgtcatcatcgtcatcatcatcatgttCATGGTCATCATCTTAACCATCAAATCAAAACAATCAACAGTCAACTTCATAACAATTAACAATTAACCTTTTAACACTGTAACCATCAATAGTTTAATTTATAACAATCATTAACTCCAAACAAACATGAACAATAAGGATGCGTTTTCTTTAAAGACTTTACAGCAATAAGTTTTAACCcacatttgtatttttgtatattttttttttcaaaacaagtttttgtacaattaaaagaaaaagcaaTCCTTCAATAAACTCAAcaggaaaagaaaacaaacacaaaCTATTGACTCACCCATAAATCCCCCATCCACGGCCCCGCCAAAATCATCAGCATCCACGGCTGGATGTAAGTCCACGTCCATCGGTTTCTCTGACGTGTGCTCGTTCAGTGTCTTTTCATCAGGCTCCACTGGTCGAATACTGCTGCGATTGGTGTACAGGGAGTCATCAATGCCTGACGCATCTCGCAGGATTTCTCTGTCATCAAACCCTACATCACCTATACAAGAAAGGTAAAAGCTGAGTTAGCACATTCATGCATTATCCTTAACATTTAACAGTAATAtgtatttttctatataaataaatatttgatggaTTTCAGACACCAGCTAAGTGTCAAACTGAAATCTGTAAACAACATTGTCAAGCTTTACCTTTCAGTCAGAATTAAAGGCTTATTTTCCAAAACATACATAAATCTTTGAGTCTCCAAGACAtatattaactacatgtaccaaTTAATAAGATTGTCATGGTGATACTGTCCACAGATTTCAGTTTAAtttgtctttattttaaacacaaACTAACGAACTTGTCTACAGACTACTGAATACGTAAGTTTCTGTAACAGAAATTCTGTTTGACTAGAGCAACATAAGCTATGATATGGGGGATTTCTAGAAGGTTTCTTTCCTTCTGTATGAACACATTTCCATGCATGAAAAGGGGAAAATGAAATCAGAGATAATATTCATGATAAAATCAAACTACACCAAGTGGATGCCTTCCACCTTTTGTAATCACTCACTATTAAAAATGAGTTTCAACATTTGGAAAATTTCAATCATACTCATTTTAACGCAGTATTCAAATTCGCCTCCtgaacaaaaataatcaaatacatTTCTAGAGACACGAGTGTATCTTAACCGTCttattaaaacttaaaacagaaaaaatcatGGAAGTATGTCATTATGTGtcttatttatgaatttttaaattatgatcaATTGTTAAATAAGAATGCTATACAAAAAGAATAGTTTAAAAAAGAGAGCTTcctgttttataaaatttactaTGCCAACTTAAAATGATACtgcttttttcttgatttgacAAAATtccttgtattttttaattaaactccTTGTCTCTTTGAATAATAGGAATTAGGAAAAAacctttataaattaaatgtagCTAGATTTACACAGTTTGATTGCTATGATTACAGTGAAGACAGATACTGGGCACTGGCACTCACCAAACCCATCGTCGCCAACAAAGGCTATACTGGACAAATCCTCCCTCATCGTGATGTCCTCGGGACGACTCTGGTTGACAGAAAACTGGGCGTGCATGTCAAGGTCACTAAAAATTAAACATCCATTCCTGATTAATACAATACACTAATTGAGTAATGGGGAAAAGTTCAttcgagaatttttttttaaagcttgtGTGGATCAACGGAAGGTTCAATAGATCTGACATGGTCTAATTACTTGAGATCAGCTAAGGTGGTGTCAAAGTCGTGGAAGTTCTCCTGCAGGGTGATGGCGGCCACGGCAGCCTCGCGGTTCTCCTCCGGCAGGTCCACCACACCCGGACGGAAGGCCATCTTGATCTTGACAAAAGCTTCATTACAGTCTGCTAACAAGTACTTGGCCTTCCGAGAATAAATTCTGACAACTCCCAGTAACAAATGACCAGATGTACGCAATGCAAGCTTGACCTTAAAATGAAATACGTAGAAACATTAAGTTAACTCAGAAGTATTTAATTATACAGCAATAAGAAAAGGCCATATACAATCGAAATATCAgctattttcataaatattaccTTTGGTTGCATAATTGCTTCCACACTGCT carries:
- the LOC128171178 gene encoding double-strand-break repair protein rad21 homolog, with protein sequence MFYAHFVLSKKGPLARIWLAAHWDKKLTKAHVFETNIDSSVEAIMQPKVKLALRTSGHLLLGVVRIYSRKAKYLLADCNEAFVKIKMAFRPGVVDLPEENREAAVAAITLQENFHDFDTTLADLNDLDMHAQFSVNQSRPEDITMREDLSSIAFVGDDGFGDVGFDDREILRDASGIDDSLYTNRSSIRPVEPDEKTLNEHTSEKPMDVDLHPAVDADDFGGAVDGGFMDDDHEHDDDDDDDGGFGGGVDQEFFGNDFMNGGGLFEDAPLPVGEVSMPAPVEEQKPEEPKDASSNVTTNTTSATEPTMIHHAPGTSGEQTTLINNEEEAFALPPLDATVFPGAEKKKRKRKLIVDEQKGFPSETMKLQLSDTSDIITTLDLAPPTKKLMHWKETGGVEKLFALPGRPIISKTASKLFSRNLITRQVKEEEESDQDKLDLEATEILREEQERSAAPIQEVSTIIEEPSVLDESATTTRTKRRERQSLKSPKPVPTPSREPDLSLNNTTNPFSNTFTEAPIDLPGGPPSLLNPHLDPYETEPPSIAPFSVPPPSVPPQSVAPPSVLPHDAPSFNAEAEIDTEAMPENEEQEEKRWTKRTQLMQHSLDVAFRYKNTLSFKEMSRNLNRKQACSKFYTLLVLKKFQAIQVQQPEEFGDIYIDKGPRFGMIC